The DNA window catttatatatgtatatatttttacttagataacgtatgcatacgtatgcgcTTGTATGCTGGTATGAAGGCTGAAACATACATTACGTACATATTCCCCCGTATGTATGCGCATGTGACAGCAATGTGGGcaataaaagagaaaatacatttttatgacgggcaaaattttccatattCTTATGCGCAGCTTTTGCTTGTGGCTGGCGTATTCTGGAAAATTAATTCCCGTGGCATACACCTACCTTACTGCAAATGCTCGCAAGCGATCGCAGCTTGTATGAAAGCTTCTGTGTCTGTGGAAACACGGGGGGGAGGGTGCGCCGAGGCACGCCTTAAAATTAcgaaagcagaaaaaaaaaacaaacaggaATGATACACGCATATGCGCGCATGTATaagtatgcatatatatgtatatatatatatatatatatatgtacatgtacatgtacatgtacatgcggATGCGCGGACGCGCCAATATTCGCCGCGCATTTATTACGGCCACGCCAAGAGGTGGAAACAAAACGCCGTAGGACTCCTCACATGTTCCGTGCCAACATTCGCCTTTCCCCCAGAAAAATATGCcacttcaaaaaattacgaGCAGCCCCTCCGTtctataaaataataaaacaccGTTTATATAGCGCGTTAtacaaggggaaaaaaaaaaacttataatTTGTTTACATTAACTGTAAGTCgcgcataattttatttggcACAATTGCAAACATTCGCAATTCCGCATGGTGTATACATAATGGTACGCACAATACGCATGTACACGTTTGTACATGTGCTCACGTCCGTGAGAGGGCATATTTTGCATTCCAAACGAATTAGGCCAACACATTATATTACACCAAAGAAAGAACGCCAACAATTTTGGAACAGGTCTTACTAGCGCAATGTTTATTTTACGTTTAAGAACTCCCCAGATTACATGCTTCAGATGAAGCCTTACAAAAAGTTCATGACCACTTCGTAAGATATGaacagagggaaaaaatatttctcccGAGGGTTAACCCATTCCTATACGGCTATAACAATGTGTGATGATAATGGCAAACGTTGTGAAATAGGCTACCCCCCCGTATTAATGCtcaacaaaattgttaagtGTGCTGCCACTCCTAGCATACAATGCGTGTCCTTTCTGATACATTAGTGCATAGGCAGTTGTGTGAAAAATGTCACTATCTGCTTATCCAAATGGGGGGCAATCCAAAAGGAAGCAACGGTACACAGTATGACTGCCGAATGCTCCCCCGATATGAGCAGAAGGATAATGACTCATCTGCGTTGTCTATGCTCTATCTGTGCGCTGCCCCTGCGTATAGTTATCCCGTGTGAAACgcgcaaaaatgcaaaggatAAGTGGAGTGGTTAAAGAAACAAGTTACGCGCAATGTAACGCACATAAGTTTTCCACAGCGCACTTCCACAACGAGGAACATTTAAAGTTAGAAAGCAGCGCAAAGCAGTTGCAACGCGTCGTTCCATTTATACGTAGCGATAAAGTAGCCCCCCTAATGAGCAACTTTTTACAGCCTCTTATACGTAAATGAAATGTGACGTTTTAGCCGTTTCCTTTTTACGCctttaaatttgaaaagatGGTTATTAATATTTAGTCACTCCTAGCAGTTTCATGTGCTTCCTCAGCAAAAaccccatttgggggaagCAAACCGTATGCTTCGTTGTGCCACGTTccgtttgcaaaaaaggaatgaagGCATATTCATTTGGTACACTTCACACACATGCGCGCGTACGCTATGTGAAAACGTTTTGGctgtttctccttcttttaaaataaaacgatGGACAGCTACAAAGGGGCTGCGGATAATCCCGAGAATAGGTCTGCCTGTTAACAGCAATGTTAATAAGAATTGTTGTGTTCCTCGTGGAAATTTTCCATGTTTTATAAGTTCAAAGGATGAGAAAAACGTTTTCCATACCTTCtattgtgcattttttttttttacgctgtacgaaccagaaaaaaaaaaaaaaaaagatgcaaatgttttatttccccccaccCATCCCACAACTCTACCTTTCCATTTCTGCTATGAGCATAAAGAGTGGTCTCCCCTATATGAtaacttccccattttaaaacaaatggaaCATGGAAACGCTTGGACAAATTGTATCGCACAGATTTTCTTCATGCACAAGTGAAAGGAAACActtgtgcatgtgtgtacgtatgtgtgtTTGTCCACATGGGAGTGAAAATGcgtgaaaattttacaaacacAATGTACGACGAATTTGGCTACAATTAAAGGAGTATGCCCCCCCAAAATATATGCCTATGCAGGTAGGCACCCCCCTGAAATTGTTTCCTACGCATGCGTAATAAAGGCACTGCATATTGCTTTACGCCTTTTACGCAATTTAACCTTACATTTCGTGAAACAGAAGTGCGAATTGTCTTTGGCGCATTTACGCGGCGTGTGTTCCGtcaccaaatggggagcaTGCCGAAACagctaaaaataattttacactCTGTTTCATGTTCATGCAAATATGCCATTCGAtattgtctatttttttttttttttttttttttcccgtttttacCTTGCCGTTCAGGCGatttgcatacattttcGTCGTCACACCACTTCCCTGTGACTTTTTTTCAACCTTTTGAAAACTCATTTGCCTCGTTTGCGGCGAGTTGGTGGGTGGAAAATTGTGGCTGTGATGTACGTGACATGCACTTGCTGTACACTCCCACTATGCATTTGTGTTACCCCCGTTTTGCGACTGCCTTTTGAGGAAAATTGCGCCACATCAGGCGaagttttttccatttggctgCTGACATACCTCAATTCGCGCGCGACTAGCGTTGTTGTTCGGTAGTTGCACTTACTCTGCACGTTTCCAGAAGTGCATTTGGATAGGACATTTTGATAGGACACTTTGATAGGACATTTTGGCAACCTGCGTGTTCGTAGTATATTTCCCCCACGTGTACTATTTGAGTGCGCGTGTGTCACCCCCGCATTGTAGCAAACGCCTGTTCACGCATATTACTGCGCAATTACGCACCGAGGAGGTACTGTCAAAATAGGAAAAGCGTTAACCTGAGCGATAAAGAGTTTACAacacgtatgtacgtacgcgTTGTGCCTTTTGGAGCATGCctttatatgcatttttctttttcactccCCCCCAAACACTTGATCCtacgtcaaaaaaaaaagtgtaaacaCGCAGTAGAGTATAGCCGCGTGTATGACTTGTAGGCtgaacatatttatatgtatggcACTCACAGATGTGTCAACCAATTTGTGAATAATATCTTACACTGTTACTGTAGAGTATGATGTGATCTCGCGTagtttcttttccccctctccctCCTCCATCCGATTCCCctttgttttgcttctcaCCTTCAACATGgattcccccccaaaaaaaaaaaaagaaagaaagaaaaaaagaaaaataataattgcgcttaaaatttaaagcgttacccaaaaaaattggcgaaGAATCACGAGAAACAAAGTTAAACGCAAAACTCTGTCACTTTAAAAGaaggcattaaaaaaaaaattgagaaaagaGGATACTCGTCGCCCGAGCGTGAGAACTCCCGTGTATAGAAAAAGCCATCCTCTCTCCCCCTCTCCCATGTATGAgatacatatgtaaatacATAAGCACATAAGTACATATTAGCTGCTCTCAAAAATAAGACTGCGCAGATTACCCCCCTCTCAGTGTTACCTATGCATACCATCATATGAGCATGGGCATGCACTCACATCTGTTcagccaaaatggggaaaaacatATCATACGAAAATGGGTTCCTAATATTTGAAGATTACAACTTTGTTACCTACACCAAAAGGCGAGGAAGGAGAGTCGACtggcacgaaaaaaagaagcatttgCAGAATTTCAATGTTAGCGCGTATCTTTATAAACACCTCCAAAATTGCAATCTCAGCCTAGTCAGTAACAGTGCAAGCTTAAGACGAGCCACAGAAAATAAGCTTTTCAAAAGGGTCCAACTAAACATAAAATGgctaattaaatttattatcagtataaaaaggagagttaAAAATATCTACTTATTTGTCAAATTTGTTAGCTCAAAATGTATACTTAAACTGTCCAGCTTTTACTATTTAAAGTACATTGTGGAGAAGATTTACGATGAGAAGTTAGAAACATCTGTACGTGTAGTCTTACCCGTGTCAGATTTGCACAAGCTTTACACCTTTGTCTATCACCAGAACTTTTGCTTTATGAATTATTATGAGGAGTTTCTGTCCAGGAGAGATGCGCGCCGATTGAGGCGATTCTACTGCCACGTCGTCGTGGTGAACGGTCCCAATAGGGCCTTAACCCTCCCCTATGAGAGGATCTACGGTCGGGAcgttgtaaaaatgggcacacggGGGGGGCGAAGTGGGAAAAATTCACCAAGTGGGGGTAACTCGCCAAGTGGGAAAAATTCACCAAGTGGGGGTAACTCGCCAAGTGGGAAAAATTCACCAAGTGGGGATAACACACAAAGCGGGAAAAGTCCGCCAAAGGGGGATAACTCACGAAACGGGAAAAGTCcgccaaagggggaaacccGCCCCAATGCGAACAGCCCCCAGCGCGGAAGTGCCACCACCACAAAAACGCAACCGagaaaaagcataaaaataaagaaggagaaaatcaaAAGGGCCATAGGAAAAAGCTTGCACATAAGCGATATAGGCCTCTTCGCAGGAACCTTCGACAAGATACATTTTGGGCATATACTGCTACTtttttactccatttttctaACAAAGAAGTTTTACTATGTCGGGTtatacaataataaaaatatctataacaaaaaatatgcacaagaAATTGACGACTTGAAGTTAAGGATTTACAACATATCGGACANCctctttttaataaaaaatatctaccacgttgaatttttctttctcaatTTTGAGCACGTCATGCCAtttataaagataaaaaattctcataaaattttatttcaaattaTGATGAATCAGAAAAATGAGTTATTGGTGGAGCATCGCCAAGGGGGgtacaaaaaatgtgaaggttCTACCCCTCACCGTATTGAAGACACGCCTGTGAACACTTGCacgacaaaaaggagagactTAGAAAAGTACCTCTCCCGTAGGAGCGtcaaaaggggcaaaacaCAGGGTAGTGAAATAACGGATCAAGGGGTAGACCATTTCGGTacaaatgaaatgaaaaaaaaaattgaaaagtaTTTACTTTTTCACGTCGGCATTGTGAAAGCAAAGAGATGCAAAGAGAAGGATAACAAAATTATCGTGTTGAAGAGAATACATGACCCCTTTTCCTTCGCAGTAGATATTAACGATTTGTACTGCTTAACAATGTCCAAGGAATCTGAGGCCAACGGGTATAATTTGgtaaacaaaagaaaattacaaaagggaaaggaggaAAGTGCACATTCAAATAAGAggccaagggggggaagaacccCCGATGGGAAATGTGAAAACTGCAAACATATCAACGTAGAACCAAGCGGGGTGAGcacccttttggaaaaaccAAGAACAAGTTTGAACATTTTTGACACAATCAATTTAGGGGATGGAGAGAAAATCAGCTCGACATTAGTCAGGGAAgaaaatacttttttaaaaaaaaaaaaattttcaaattttttaagacacTTCGTAGACGCTTGCTTATTCTTTCACATTGACCACTTCCTGATACAGATGTACGccgatatttttttgcacaaaaatggcaggACCCCTTTTAAGAAGCTCTACATAAATAAGGTGAAACATTACTTTTGTAAGGGAGAAAGGAGCAAATGGGAGACGCAGGGGAGTTGCAAAAAGAGCGGCCACAGAAGCAGCCAcaaaagcggcaaaaaaaaggatcattTTATAGTTAACGATTTTTTCAGAAACTTATTCGTCCTCTTGTCCTTTTTCGTCAACCATTTTGCCGATCTGGAAAATCACTCGCATGATAAAATTCAACTTTTTGTCAAAATCTCCATCGCgctctctttctttttttacaataacaTGATTTTGCTGTtagtaaaaaagaaggaagtgCTAATAAACCAAAATTTCGAAACCAACCACAAGAATGTAGAGCAAAGAATAAGCATGTTCCACCCGTGTGATGACAACGCACTGTGGATTTATCTGCACAGGGTGGAGGAGCCCCTCCTGGAGGAAGTACTCAACCAGGTTCTCGTTTGGACCCTTTCACTGATATCCCTCTCCGTGCTGTGCAAGTTTTACCACTCGGAAATTTTGCCAAGGGTGAAGAGGGAAAAATCGGCACGTGCGCGAAAATCGGAAAAATGCAAGAAGTCTGCCCAGTCGAGGAATGCAGCGCAGAAAGTGCTGAGCCCAAAGGAGCCAACCCTTTATCCCCCCGTGCACTTGCGCAGTAATCGATTCGTGAGGGAACCCCCCCAATGCAACCCGCGTAGGGGCCCAAACACATTGAGCAAAAAAGACAACCCacatggggaagaaaaagagcagTCCGAAAAGCCAGCCCGTGGTGCTTCTTCATTACGCAAAATGAACTAcgctgcatatttttacaactatTCGAAGGACAGGAGGCTGCACAAACGGGGCCCCATCGTCACGTCGTACACCCTCTTCAACCACGCCTTAACGAGGAGGTTCAAAATGTGGCACCCCCTACTGCGTCACCACCGTGATATTGCGAGAGCGGTGGGTTCTTGCGGCGtggcaggggggggagaggccaTCCCGTGTAGTGACAGACTAGCAGTCAAGAGTGTGCCTCGTGCGTGTGTTTCACAATGCGCAGATGTTTTACAATACGCAGATGGCTCACACTACAAAGATGGCTTACACTACGCGGAGTCGCGACAAGACGAAGTCCACCACGCGCCATcattaaaaagagaaagaacaATGCTAAAcaatttgtataaaataaaaattaggagtgaaaaaaacacccccatttggataaacaaaatgagTGATAAAGAGATAGAGAATTACgtcaagggaaaaaacacagaTGCAAGCAGCTACCACAATGAAAGGTACACATCGTTAATGcagataaatataaataacgGAGACGAAAATTTTCTCTTCCGAAAGGTGCtgatatataaatatctAGACAACTACattatctcctttttctccttctacAACATAAAGCAGTTGGGCATAAACGAATGTGTAAAAGATACCCACgcagaatataaaaaaatggatcatTTGTTATTCCTCCTTTTGGTGCACTTTGAGAAGCACATTGAAATGTTCGTAAATAGTTTTCTTAAAAGGACGTGGGAAttaaaacagaaaagaagggaagaTCCTTTTGACCCGTACGTCCTCTACCAGAAAAGATATTCGCTTATTCACAGATACTTAGTTATGAATTTATCTCCAATGAATAACTACGACTTGGACTTTGAACGGAAATacgattttaaaaagggagacaGCACCTTTGCAGATACGCCCTTTCACATCAAGATAGGAAATTGGGGATGTCCCAAAGGGGGTACTACCCCTGGAAAAAAGGCCTCCAAAATTGCCAACCATTTGAGCGTGCTATCATTTTATAACacaatttttcaaagcatTTTAACACACGAAAATTATTACTACCCCTTCTTCGCCTCACTCAATTATTTGTATTTGGACGACGTTTGATTCATCTGCATGTGGGAAGCGTGTTGCGTATCCTGCGGGGCGGGGGTCCTGTCCCATTCATtgcacccattttttttaaccaggtttgccccccccttcttagtattttttttttaattgttgtAATGCAACCCGCAACGTTTGATGAACACCCTTCTGCTTTCTTCGTCTTTcgcatttccccttttcccgcccattttcccttttttacgtgTTTTAACCTTGTTTTGTTGACATAACTCCCCCTCAGACTTCTTCACTTTGCACAAACATAATTTATGTGTGCACGAATGTGGACGCCTGAGGACCCATTTCGCCACCTTTGCTCAGTTTTGCgaatatgccattttttaaaaagttcattttttcgcgtGCATCACATACCGcatgggaaagaaaaacacaaaaacagGGAAATGCAACGTAGGAGACAAAACAAGGAGGGATGAAAAGTCACCCAAACAAATGTGTAGGAGGAAAGACAAATGTGTAGGAGGGAAAACAAGTGTGTAGGATGGAAGACAAAtgtgtaggaaaaaaaacaaatgttcaggaaaaaaaacaaatgtgcagaaaaaaaacatatgtgcgggaaaaaaaataaatgccttttttttccccccccccgctAACTGTACTTGTTCTCCTTCACGACGGAAAGTACGACAGTTATATCGTCGGGCTTCCCCATGTTAAAGTATTTTTTGTACTTATCAAAGATGAACTCCGATATGGGggttaaaattattttctctctGGACTTGTTTGATTGTATATCGTCGTAGTTAACTTTATCAAATAAGTgcgtttctttttcatagATGGTGGGAGGGGCCTTCCTGGAAGGGTGCTtatcgtttttaattttccccaACGCatcacacatgtgtgcattgtCAGGAACgctatctttttctttactatTCATATTTGCACGATGCGCGTcgtatttcttccttctcttccttaGCAAAGTTTTGTTCACCTCTTGATTGGCTAAAATGCTGGAAAGCTGCACAATCTCATCGCATGCCTTCTTCGTGTTTAAGTAAATGTTGTTATTTTCGTCGAAGAGGACAAAATCGGTTGGCTCGTATGCAAAACTGCAacagtttatttttccttgcacaataatttttttttttttttttctcctccgctTCTTATACCACTCGTGCGATAGCTATCGTGCTCTGAATTCCCACGCAGTGTACTCTGCTGTGTTATCCACTTATCCGtgtctttcgttttttccctcctcaaTGGGTTTACCCGATCGTTTGCGATTATTTCCCTTGTCCTTTGGCGCGCCCCTCGTTGGAGTACATTCCCAGAGGCATTTCCAGACCAGTCAGCTGGCCCGTTGGTAAATCCACAATCCTCGCCCCTAGGGTTATCAAAATTGTCTACCCCTTTGGGCTCATGTATTTTTCGCTGCGCATTGGAATTGCAGACCCCTCTGGAGTTACCCTCATTGTCCAACATGTTGTCATCTGAATATGCGTCACTTGCAGAGGGACTCCCCAAATGgtcatccttttttaaatacgcCCCAATACTGAGGTCCTTCCGATTTAATGACCCCCCGGAATGTCCAGAACAACTGCTGTTATCTTTGCcataatcaattttttttttctggacAAAGGGGTTATATGCACCCATTTTAGCTTCCTGCAAATTTGGTTTTGTCCCCGTTTCCTGGTGTTGCTCTTcgtttcgatttttttccgccttcGGGAGGTCTTTCCCTCGTTCTGATTCGCCTATTTCGCTTTTGGCCCTTCCCTTTCcacttttccctcccttcgTCCTCATCGAAAACATTCTCTTTATTTTAGAAGGAAATTTCAACCGAAGCATAGCTGTGCTTATGTTGCTCTTATACTTTTTGCTAAAGAAGTAATTTCgttccttctcttttttcctttgttcaTCCCAGTTGTTCTCACTGG is part of the Plasmodium cynomolgi strain B DNA, chromosome 1, whole genome shotgun sequence genome and encodes:
- a CDS encoding hypothetical protein (putative); the protein is MGKNISYENGFLIFEDYNFVTYTKRRGRRVDWHEKKKHLQNFNVSAYLYKHLQNCNLSLVSNSASLRRATENKLFKRVQLNIKWLIKFIISIKRRVKNIYLFVKFVSSKCILKLSSFYYLKYIVEKIYDEKLETSVRVVLPVSDLHKLYTFVYHQNFCFMNYYEEFLSRRDARRLRRFYCHVVVVNGPNRALTLPYERIYGRDVVKMGTRGGRSGKNSPSGGNSPSGKNSPSGGNSPSGKNSPSGDNTQSGKSPPKGDNSRNGKSPPKGETRPNANSPQRGSATTTKTQPRKSIKIKKEKIKRAIGKSLHISDIGLFAGTFDKIHFGHILLLFYSIFLTKKFYYVGLYNNKNIYNKKYAQEIDDLKLRIYNISDXLFLIKNIYHVEFFFLNFEHVMPFIKIKNSHKILFQIMMNQKNELLVEHRQGGYKKCEGSTPHRIEDTPVNTCTTKRRDLEKYLSRRSVKRGKTQGSEITDQGVDHFGTNEMKKKIEKYLLFHVGIVKAKRCKEKDNKIIVLKRIHDPFSFAVDINDLYCLTMSKESEANGYNLVNKRKLQKGKEESAHSNKRPRGGRTPDGKCENCKHINVEPSGVSTLLEKPRTSLNIFDTINLGDGEKISSTLVREENTFLKKKKFSNFLRHFVDACLFFHIDHFLIQMYADIFLHKNGRTPFKKLYINKVKHYFCKGERSKWETQGSCKKSGHRSSHKSGKKKDHFIVNDFFRNLFVLLSFFVNHFADLENHSHDKIQLFVKISIALSFFFYNNMILLLVKKKEVLINQNFETNHKNVEQRISMFHPCDDNALWIYLHRVEEPLLEEVLNQVLVWTLSLISLSVLCKFYHSEILPRVKREKSARARKSEKCKKSAQSRNAAQKVLSPKEPTLYPPVHLRSNRFVREPPQCNPHVLQYADGSHYKDGLHYAESRQDEVHHAPSLKRERTMLNNLYKIKIRSEKNTPIWINKMSDKEIENYVKGKNTDASSYHNERYTSLMQININNGDENFLFRKVLIYKYLDNYIISFFSFYNIKQLGINECVKDTHAEYKKMDHLLFLLLVHFEKHIEMFVNSFLKRTWELKQKRREDPFDPYVLYQKRYSLIHRYLVMNLSPMNNYDLDFERKYDFKKGDSTFADTPFHIKIGNWGCPKGGTTPGKKASKIANHLSVLSFYNTIFQSILTHENYYYPFFASLNYLYLDDV